In the Pseudoliparis swirei isolate HS2019 ecotype Mariana Trench chromosome 19, NWPU_hadal_v1, whole genome shotgun sequence genome, one interval contains:
- the sh2d1ab gene encoding SH2 domain-containing protein 1A produces the protein MMEDLPVYHGAIGKGEGERRLARDGRDGCYLVRDSDSVAGVYCLCVLYDGFVYTYRLHKDATGSWAADTTLGVRKQYFRQIRNLIAAFQKPGQGIAVPLLHAVTAHTEDQTPPVNVRHAKY, from the exons ATGATGGAGGACCTGCCCGTCTACCACGGAGCCATCGGCAAGGGGGAGGGCGAGAGGCGGCTGGCCCGAGACGGGCGGGACGGGTGCTACCTCGTCCGCGACAGCGACTCCGTGGCGGGCGTCTACTGCCTGTGTGTGCT gTACGACGGCTTCGTCTACACGTACCGACTCCACAAGGACGCCACGGGCTCCTGGGCCGCAGAC ACCACTCTCGGTGTGCGGAAACAATATTTCCGGCAAATCAGGAACTTGATAGCAGCTTTCCAGAAGCCGGGACAAGGCATCGCCGTCCCTCTCCTCCACGCCGTCACGGCCCACACGGAGGACCAGACGCCGCCGGTCAATGTCCGCCACGCTAAATATTGA
- the agtr2 gene encoding type-2 angiotensin II receptor — MAIPGDLSLFGSASSPYSATELYPNASLPPPAPHCPGWTPVPMTAVIPALYGVIAAAGTVGNALAAWVLAHASASRQTVANTFMLNLCVSDLLFLLTLPLWAVYYSRDYDWPFGRVACKVCGGLLHFNLYASIFFITCMSVDRYLAIVRPLRSQSARYPKRARLTCLLVWLLACACSAPTLYLRDTYPLGGQGVAACGIGYPNPTWHLTLVWMKIALAFLLPLFVISCCYGAIGRHLLADTGLVRMHATSTPSFKSPESKESGKTERPPTPLSGGGRPLEGRGLERVLWTVAAVVLAFFICWFPFHCVTFLGVLRRAGWLDSCWVDWTLHNLTPLTLCLGFSNSAINPVLYCFLGNHFRSRLGGLCKGLCACLKAHREDRSQKRGSFSTRLSSFSRKLSDLKDLAIVEPPGPPTPTGFTLSVDV, encoded by the coding sequence ATGGCGATCCCTGGTGACCTCTCCCTCttcggctccgcctcctccccctaTTCCGCCACGGAGCTCTATCCGAAcgcctccctccccccgcccgcTCCCCACTGCCCCGGCTGGACCCCCGTGCCCATGACCGCCGTCATCCCCGCCCTCTACGGCGTCATCGCCGCGGCGGGCACCGTCGGCAACGCCCTGGCGGCGTGGGTGCTGGCCCACGCCAGCGCCTCGCGGCAAACCGTGGCCAACACGTTCATGCTGAACCTCTGCGTGTCCGACCTGCTGTTCCTGCTCACCCTGCCGCTGTGGGCCGTCTACTACTCCCGCGACTACGACTGGCCCTTCGGCCGGGTCGCCTGCAAAGTCTGCGGCGGCCTCCTCCACTTCAACCTCTATGCATCCATCTTCTTCATCACGTGCATGAGCGTCGACCGCTACCTGGCCATCGTGCGCCCGCTGCGCTCCCAGAGCGCCAGGTACCCCAAGCGCGCCCGCCTCACGTGCCTCCTGGTGTGGCTGCTGGCGTGCGCTTGCTCTGCCCCCACCTTGTATCTGAGGGACACTTACCCCCTGGGGGGGCAAGGCGTGGCGGCCTGTGGGATCGGCTATCCTAATCCCACCTGGCATCTGACCCTGGTCTGGATGAAGATCGCTCTGGCCTTCCTGCTGCCGCTGTTCGTCATCTCCTGTTGCTACGGGGCGATCGGCAGACATTTGTTGGCTGACACGGGGCTCGTGAGAATGCACGCCACCAGCACGCCTTCTTTTAAATCACCCGAGTCCAAGGAGAGCGGTAAAACGGAGAGACCTCCGACCCCCCTGTCCGGAGGGGGCAGGCCCCTGGAGGGCAGGGGGCTTGAGCGGGTGTTGTGGACGGTCGCCGCCGTGGTCCTGGCCTTCTTCATCTGCTGGTTCCCCTTCCACTGCGTGACCTTCCTGGGCGTTCTGAGGCGGGCCGGCTGGCTGGACAGCTGCTGGGTGGACTGGACCCTCCACAACCTCACGCCGCTGACCCTCTGCCTGGGGTTCTCCAACTCGGCCATCAACCCGGTGCTCTACTGCTTCCTCGGCAACCACTTCCGGAGCCGCCTCGGGGGGCTCTGCAAGGGCCTGTGCGCTTGTCTGAAGGCCCACCGGGAGGACCGCAGCCAGAAGAGGGGCTCCTTCAGCACCAGGCTGAGCTCCTTCTCTCGGAAACTCAGTGACCTGAAAGACCTGGCGATTGTGGagccccccgggccccccactCCAACCGGCTTCACGCTCAGCGTGGATGTGTGA